The Brassica oleracea var. oleracea cultivar TO1000 chromosome C6, BOL, whole genome shotgun sequence genomic interval GACATTCCTTGCATTCTGATGTTGTTTGCAGCCACAATTAGCTTATTGCTTAATGTTTCACTTTTTTTACTCGCAGTCTCTCCAGTTTCCCTCTCCGGCGTTTTTGGTATGAAACATTTCGAGTTCAAGTCAGCAGCTGTTGCGGTTGACAATGAAGATCTTACTATGGTTTCAGAACCAACAAACTCTCTCTTCTTAGTCTTCTTGTTTACACCATGGATCAGCCCAACTACTCCTCCTTGAGGGGATTTATTAGAACCGGAGCAATGTCCAATTTGAGATTTACCAAAGCAGTTGGATATGCGTGGCTCTTGTGATCTGCTAACAAGTGTAGCTTCTGCGTGGATAAACCAGGGCTTAGAATGGTTATCCCGGAAGATGTACTTTATAGGCACAGATTGAGCAAGGTAATACAAGTGAGACTTTCTTTGAACCTATACTAGGAGATAAGCAAAAGTTAGTAAAGCACATGATTAATGGGTGTGAAAGAAAATGGATTTTTGCATAGATTTACATTACCATGAGAGCATGAACTCGTATCTCCCCTAAGCTGGAAAGGCAACTTGCATGTGTTTCCTCAAGTTTTCCTGCAAAAGCAGACTTGACATTTATACAAATGGAGAAAAACAGGCAAATAAATGGTAGGGGAACAAGTGAGTAACAACAGACAGAACAGCAATCAAAGAAAGCAAAACACCAACACTAGTTATAGTGATCAACGATATATCTCCAGATCTACTAAGTACAATCAAAGTTGGTAAAAGAAGAAATCTTTTTTCCAGAAAACAGAATCGAAAGAGAAAACTTGAGGAGTAATCACAGGAGAGGGAAGAAGATAGGGTTTTTCTTTAGTTGAAACGAGCATACTCATGAAATCGGGTGATGTGATATCGAGAGGCACCGTCATGGCGATTCGGGTTCCCAAGTTAGTCTCAACAAAGACAGCAACTTCTCCCATTGCCACTGCGACCCGGAGGAGAAAGAGAGAGAGAGAGAGGCTGCAGACAAAGAAGCTGTTTTGTTAAATAATAATAATACTAATGAGAAAAGCAATGACGCATAGTGTTATGATCAGGTATAAATTTTTTGTTTTAAAGTACATGAAATAATGAAAAGCGCAATAGTGTGATAAATCAAATACTAGTATTGTTGACAATGGATCGGATGGAGATTTCAATCTCAATCAAATTTTCTTCCGCTTCAAGTTCTTCCCAAATATCCATGATCGTCATCTCTTGATAATATTCTTCTTTACTCAAACCTTCTGTTGTTTCTCTCGCCAGAGTAATCTCTATCAACCCTTCTTCTTCTTCTTCTTCTTCTTCTTCTTCATAATCTAGGTGGGTTTTAGTTTCTTGGCTTTCAAGCTCTTCCCGACCATGAAGACAAGACTTGGATGACTTGCTTTTGAACACGTCAGTAATGTGGAGAACCTTAGAGAGAAACAAGATTGGGATAGTTATTATGAGACTGAAAAGATTCTTCAAGAAAGAGAGTGCTGAGATCAATAGTGTCTTGTTGACTCCATTTCTCGCCATTGTTTGGGGGGTCCTAGTCATCAGACCTTACACAGACCGATTTATATATATGTTCATCTCTATCATGAATTTTCCAGGCCGAATGCATTGAACATAGACAAGATTCTAATGGGTACAAAGACAAAAAAAAATTCTGATGACATGTTCCCCAGTATCTTGTAAAAGAACCCATTGGGTCACGACTTTGTGAACAAAGACAC includes:
- the LOC106300434 gene encoding uncharacterized protein LOC106300434 encodes the protein MGEVAVFVETNLGTRIAMTVPLDITSPDFMRKLEETHASCLSSLGEIRVHALMVQRKSHLYYLAQSVPIKYIFRDNHSKPWFIHAEATLVSRSQEPRISNCFGKSQIGHCSGSNKSPQGGVVGLIHGVNKKTKKREFVGSETIVRSSLSTATAADLNSKCFIPKTPERETGETASKKSETLSNKLIVAANNIRMQGMSRMSCSLSSSIFRSKNRRKRCIDAKTLASLAKFMVFEIPDTED